In a single window of the Myxococcus guangdongensis genome:
- a CDS encoding SET domain-containing protein yields MTSPNFVPSSKPLPFELRPSSIQGTGAFATRRIRKDERLIEYVGERINQAEADRRYDDEAMGRHHTFLFNLDSKTVLDAGTLHNESRYINHSCDPNCEALIDKKRIYIFALRDIALGEELVYDYAYERTPEMDEESEALYVCRCGSPKCRGTILAPQKPAPAKKKAAKKTSDAKKGAKSGTKSASKTRSAKKPVKGKTSKPAKSTKGKKSAGGRKRMAG; encoded by the coding sequence ATGACATCCCCCAATTTCGTTCCTTCCTCCAAGCCTCTCCCCTTCGAGCTGCGTCCGTCGTCCATCCAGGGCACGGGTGCCTTCGCCACGCGTCGCATCCGCAAGGATGAGCGCCTCATCGAGTACGTCGGTGAGCGCATCAACCAGGCGGAGGCCGACCGCCGCTACGACGACGAGGCGATGGGCCGTCACCACACCTTCCTGTTCAACCTGGACAGCAAGACGGTGCTCGATGCCGGCACGCTTCACAACGAGTCGCGCTACATCAACCACTCGTGTGATCCGAACTGCGAGGCGCTCATCGACAAGAAGCGCATCTACATCTTCGCCCTGCGCGACATCGCGCTCGGGGAGGAGCTGGTCTACGACTACGCCTACGAGCGCACCCCGGAGATGGACGAGGAGTCCGAGGCGCTGTACGTGTGCCGCTGTGGCTCGCCCAAGTGCCGAGGGACCATCCTCGCCCCGCAGAAGCCCGCTCCCGCGAAGAAGAAGGCCGCGAAGAAGACGTCGGACGCCAAGAAGGGCGCGAAGTCGGGGACGAAGTCCGCGTCCAAGACGCGCTCGGCGAAGAAGCCCGTGAAGGGCAAGACGTCCAAGCCGGCGAAGTCGACGAAGGGCAAGAAGTCCGCCGGCGGTCGCAAGCGCATGGCGGGGTAG
- a CDS encoding mediator complex subunit 15 domain-containing protein, producing MVKLKVPSFSSPKLNKNPAESVAPPKKTPISAPAPQDTKFRNPTNSPGASDPKFRNPTNSPGASDPKFRNPTNSPGPLQRPTDGFEGKNPFGGRGARAMDALSNISGIAAPAMETLANVSGVAPLAMQALSPMMAGGLPAAGQLAPMMAGGLPGAAQLSPMMAGGLPGAEQLSPMMAGGLPGAAQLSPMMAGGLPAMDSLSPMQQGLPAMGGFSPMQQGLPAMDTLSPMQQGLPAMGGFSPMQQGMPSLGALPQDLGLPMAPPMMTPNMLEGLQVPSLPGPAQFGPRGMPSEFQDLSPALTHEPANPAPRGLPPQLRDMLPAREATPRVAQQAEPESSGIPSANDKRPAGDKRSAAQIVDDSPALKNLGRQKDIKFDQLCKQTGIDPKLDLKDAKQNPDAVFRLAKVLEFIDSAKASNGGDRDSKVKGGKGDGNIEGITKDGDARHGTEAGMVKDFAEKGYSFLGEQKLPETKDTHVKADGSNKDNFQWAAGEAGKHLWFLPGVSNVLTGIGNSEGGVKGVFEGAAKGALNTVKGAAEGVLGAVTTGRINPASLILGGAAGALANTEAAPQPVKDIASML from the coding sequence ATGGTCAAGCTCAAGGTCCCGTCGTTCTCCTCCCCGAAGCTGAACAAGAACCCGGCGGAGTCGGTCGCCCCGCCGAAGAAGACGCCCATCTCGGCCCCCGCGCCGCAGGACACGAAGTTCCGCAACCCCACGAACTCGCCCGGGGCGTCGGACCCGAAGTTCCGCAACCCCACGAACTCGCCTGGGGCGTCGGACCCGAAGTTCCGCAACCCCACGAACTCGCCTGGGCCTCTGCAGCGGCCGACGGATGGGTTCGAGGGCAAGAACCCCTTTGGCGGCCGGGGCGCCCGGGCGATGGATGCCCTCTCGAACATCTCGGGGATCGCCGCGCCCGCGATGGAGACGCTCGCGAACGTGTCGGGGGTCGCACCGCTCGCGATGCAGGCGCTCTCGCCCATGATGGCCGGCGGACTCCCGGCGGCGGGGCAGCTCGCGCCCATGATGGCCGGTGGGCTCCCGGGCGCGGCGCAGCTCTCCCCCATGATGGCCGGCGGACTCCCTGGCGCGGAGCAGCTCTCCCCCATGATGGCCGGCGGACTGCCCGGGGCGGCGCAGCTGTCGCCCATGATGGCCGGCGGACTGCCGGCGATGGACTCCCTGTCGCCGATGCAGCAGGGCCTGCCCGCGATGGGGGGATTCTCGCCCATGCAGCAGGGGCTGCCGGCGATGGACACCTTGTCGCCGATGCAGCAGGGCCTGCCCGCGATGGGGGGATTCTCGCCGATGCAGCAGGGAATGCCCTCGCTGGGCGCGCTCCCGCAGGACCTCGGGCTCCCGATGGCGCCTCCGATGATGACGCCGAACATGCTGGAGGGCCTGCAGGTGCCCTCGCTGCCGGGGCCGGCCCAGTTCGGGCCTCGCGGGATGCCTTCGGAGTTCCAGGACCTCTCTCCGGCGCTCACCCACGAGCCCGCCAACCCCGCGCCGCGTGGGCTGCCCCCGCAGCTGAGGGACATGCTGCCGGCCCGTGAGGCCACGCCGCGTGTCGCGCAGCAGGCCGAGCCGGAGTCCTCGGGCATCCCGAGCGCCAATGACAAGCGCCCGGCCGGTGACAAGCGCTCGGCGGCGCAGATCGTCGACGACTCGCCGGCGCTGAAGAACCTGGGCCGTCAGAAGGACATCAAGTTCGACCAGCTCTGCAAGCAGACGGGCATCGACCCGAAGCTGGACCTGAAGGACGCGAAGCAGAACCCGGACGCGGTGTTCCGCCTGGCCAAGGTGCTGGAGTTCATCGACAGCGCGAAGGCGTCCAACGGCGGGGACCGCGACAGCAAGGTGAAGGGCGGCAAGGGTGACGGCAACATCGAGGGCATCACGAAGGACGGTGATGCGCGCCACGGCACCGAGGCTGGCATGGTGAAGGACTTCGCGGAGAAGGGTTACTCGTTCCTGGGTGAGCAGAAGCTGCCGGAGACGAAGGACACGCACGTGAAGGCGGACGGCAGCAACAAGGACAACTTCCAGTGGGCCGCGGGTGAGGCGGGCAAGCACCTGTGGTTCCTGCCGGGGGTGAGCAACGTGCTGACGGGCATCGGCAACTCGGAGGGTGGCGTGAAGGGCGTGTTCGAGGGCGCGGCCAAGGGCGCCCTCAACACAGTGAAGGGCGCGGCCGAGGGTGTGCTCGGCGCCGTCACCACGGGCCGCATCAACCCGGCCTCGCTCATCCTGGGTGGCGCGGCGGGCGCGCTGGCCAACACGGAGGCCGCGCCCCAGCCGGTGAAGGACATCGCCAGCATGCTGTGA
- the mdoH gene encoding glucans biosynthesis glucosyltransferase MdoH produces MQAHSFSPESAGYRRAGVLGLAAVTTVVGTCEMHRLLSAQGTSVPEVVLVGLFALCFGWIALSFFTAVAGFFQLAFASRMPGLRYPTPEEESQPLVSRTSVVMPIHNEDPAAVFANVQATYESVAATGHLDAFDFYVLSDSTRAESWVAEELAWSDLCRRVGGQGRIFYRRRTDNTGKKAGNLGDFCERWGRRYDFTVVLDADSLMDGRTLVKMARLMELNPRAGILQAPPLNVGRTTLFARLQQFAGRVYGPVVAAGAAAWQLGESNYWGHNAIIRTEAFINHCGLPVLPGKQPFGGHILSHDFVEAALMRRAGYTVWLVPELGGSYEQPPPNLLAYAQRDRRWCQGNLQHLSLVMAGGWHPLSRGHFLMGVMSYAASPLWLLFLVSGLVAALHDRFFLDVSALESPALAFDAPGALRLFAVSMGMLFAPKFLGLTLALFKKGEAARMGGRWKLILSVLAESVLASLLAPVMMLFQSHFVFGTLLGYRVNWSSQQREDADLPWSEAARRHVAHMAVGVAMVAVAALVSTALVAWLMPVVVGLLLAVPLTVLTARASLGLWAARRGLFLMPEETEPPEVVERAQAITEEHGVEPVPDAIERVLTDAKTHALHVALLESQPGLAETTTPAALESARRKLLGDDAEPLSAQEKVAALLDVTTLSEAREQRLTRTLA; encoded by the coding sequence ATGCAAGCCCACTCGTTTTCGCCCGAGAGCGCCGGCTACCGGCGCGCCGGAGTGCTGGGACTGGCGGCCGTCACCACCGTGGTGGGGACGTGCGAGATGCACCGCCTGTTGAGCGCTCAAGGGACGTCGGTGCCGGAAGTGGTGCTGGTGGGGCTCTTCGCGCTGTGCTTCGGGTGGATTGCGCTGTCGTTCTTCACGGCGGTGGCGGGCTTCTTCCAGCTGGCCTTCGCGTCGCGGATGCCCGGGCTGCGCTACCCCACGCCGGAGGAGGAGTCGCAGCCGCTGGTGTCGCGCACCTCGGTGGTGATGCCCATCCACAACGAGGACCCCGCGGCCGTCTTCGCCAACGTGCAGGCCACGTACGAGTCGGTGGCGGCGACGGGGCACCTGGACGCGTTCGACTTCTACGTGCTGAGCGACTCCACGCGCGCCGAGTCATGGGTGGCCGAGGAGCTGGCGTGGTCGGATTTGTGCCGCAGGGTGGGCGGACAGGGCCGCATCTTCTATCGGCGGCGCACGGACAACACGGGCAAGAAGGCCGGCAACCTGGGTGACTTCTGTGAGCGGTGGGGACGCCGCTACGACTTCACGGTGGTGCTGGACGCCGACAGCCTGATGGATGGCCGCACGCTGGTGAAGATGGCGCGGCTGATGGAGCTCAACCCGCGCGCGGGCATCCTCCAGGCGCCCCCGCTGAACGTGGGCCGCACCACGCTGTTCGCGCGCCTGCAGCAGTTCGCGGGCCGGGTGTACGGCCCCGTCGTGGCGGCGGGCGCGGCGGCGTGGCAGCTGGGCGAGTCCAACTACTGGGGCCACAACGCCATCATCCGCACGGAGGCGTTCATCAACCACTGCGGGTTGCCGGTGCTCCCGGGCAAGCAGCCCTTCGGCGGGCACATCCTCAGCCACGACTTCGTCGAGGCGGCGCTGATGCGGCGCGCGGGCTACACGGTGTGGTTGGTGCCGGAATTGGGCGGCAGCTACGAGCAGCCCCCGCCGAACCTGCTGGCGTATGCGCAGCGAGACAGGCGCTGGTGCCAGGGCAACTTGCAGCACCTGAGCCTGGTGATGGCGGGGGGCTGGCATCCGCTCAGCCGGGGCCACTTCCTGATGGGCGTCATGTCATATGCCGCCTCGCCGCTGTGGCTGCTGTTCCTGGTGTCGGGCCTGGTGGCCGCGCTGCATGACCGCTTCTTCCTGGACGTGTCCGCGCTGGAGTCCCCGGCGCTCGCGTTCGACGCGCCGGGCGCGCTGCGCCTGTTCGCCGTGTCGATGGGGATGCTGTTCGCGCCCAAGTTCCTGGGGCTGACGCTGGCGCTCTTCAAGAAGGGCGAGGCGGCGCGGATGGGCGGCAGGTGGAAGCTCATCCTCAGCGTGCTCGCGGAGAGCGTGCTCGCGTCGCTGCTGGCGCCGGTGATGATGCTGTTCCAGTCGCACTTCGTGTTCGGCACGCTGCTCGGCTACCGGGTGAACTGGTCCAGCCAGCAGCGCGAGGACGCGGACCTGCCCTGGTCGGAGGCGGCGCGGCGGCACGTGGCGCACATGGCGGTGGGCGTGGCGATGGTGGCGGTGGCGGCGCTGGTGTCCACGGCGCTGGTGGCGTGGCTGATGCCGGTGGTGGTGGGGCTCTTGCTCGCGGTGCCCCTCACGGTGCTGACAGCCCGCGCGTCGCTGGGGTTGTGGGCGGCGCGTCGGGGGTTGTTCCTGATGCCCGAGGAGACCGAGCCGCCCGAGGTGGTGGAGCGCGCGCAGGCCATCACCGAGGAGCACGGGGTGGAGCCGGTGCCAGACGCCATCGAGCGGGTGCTCACCGACGCGAAGACGCACGCGCTGCACGTGGCGCTGCTGGAGTCCCAGCCGGGGCTGGCCGAGACGACGACGCCAGCGGCGCTGGAGTCCGCGCGGCGCAAGCTCCTGGGTGACGATGCCGAGCCCCTCTCCGCGCAGGAGAAGGTGGCGGCGCTGCTGGATGTCACCACGCTGAGCGAGGCCCGCGAGCAGCGGCTGACGCGCACGCTGGCGTGA
- a CDS encoding glucan biosynthesis protein, which translates to MRAACVRWLGAAMVATAGTACAAAPASAAQTRGAQAFSADTVVELARQKAARPYEAPVSTLPESYQSLDYDAYRDIRYRPEKARWRDAKLPFQAQFFHPGRSFQFPVVMHEVSEGKARPLAFSPELFTYGPLVKPGPLKKAEGFAGMRLSHPLNREDVFDELVVFQGASYFRALGRGSLYGLSARGLAIDTATSRPEEFPDFRELWLEKPAPGADRVVVHALMDSPSVTGAYRFTIIPGANTVMEVEATVFARKAVEELGVAPLTSMYLFGENDRGDYDDFRPEVHDSDGLFVWTRAGEQLWRPLQNPERINVSSFQVESPRAFGVLQRDTTFAHYEDLEAHYERRPSAWVEPVGDWGPGVVRLVELPTPDETNDNIVAFWVPKKTLGPGDSLRVQYKLHWGAHSPWPVTGSTVVATRVDAGDSWKGARLKDARPMRRFIIDFAALPDFAQDDVPVELVVSASSGKVLRPIATRHTPTGGWRATFELHPTTPVPTELRAFLKRGPETLTETWSYLWIP; encoded by the coding sequence ATGCGCGCGGCGTGCGTGCGGTGGCTGGGCGCGGCGATGGTGGCCACGGCGGGCACGGCGTGCGCGGCGGCTCCGGCCTCCGCGGCGCAGACGCGCGGCGCCCAGGCGTTCTCCGCGGACACGGTGGTGGAGCTGGCCCGGCAGAAGGCGGCGCGGCCGTACGAGGCGCCGGTGTCGACGTTGCCAGAGTCCTACCAGTCGCTGGACTACGACGCGTACCGGGACATCCGTTACCGCCCGGAGAAGGCGCGCTGGCGTGACGCGAAGCTGCCCTTCCAGGCGCAGTTCTTCCACCCGGGCCGCTCGTTCCAGTTCCCGGTGGTGATGCACGAGGTGTCCGAGGGCAAGGCCCGGCCGCTCGCCTTCTCCCCGGAGCTGTTCACCTACGGCCCGCTGGTGAAGCCCGGTCCGCTGAAGAAGGCGGAGGGCTTCGCGGGCATGCGCCTGTCGCACCCGCTCAACCGCGAGGACGTGTTCGACGAGCTGGTGGTGTTCCAGGGCGCCAGCTACTTCCGCGCGCTCGGCCGGGGCAGCCTGTATGGCCTGTCCGCGCGCGGGCTCGCCATCGACACCGCGACGTCCCGCCCCGAGGAGTTCCCCGACTTCAGGGAGCTATGGCTGGAGAAGCCCGCGCCCGGCGCCGACCGCGTGGTGGTGCACGCGCTGATGGACAGCCCCAGCGTCACGGGCGCCTACCGCTTCACCATCATCCCCGGGGCGAACACGGTGATGGAGGTGGAGGCCACCGTCTTCGCGCGAAAGGCCGTCGAAGAGCTGGGCGTGGCGCCGCTGACGAGCATGTACCTGTTCGGCGAGAACGACCGGGGCGACTACGACGACTTCCGCCCGGAGGTGCACGACTCGGATGGCCTGTTCGTCTGGACGCGCGCGGGTGAGCAGCTCTGGCGGCCCCTGCAGAACCCCGAGCGCATCAACGTCTCCAGCTTCCAGGTGGAGAGCCCGCGCGCCTTCGGCGTCCTGCAGCGCGACACGACGTTCGCCCACTACGAGGACCTGGAGGCGCACTACGAGCGCCGGCCTTCGGCCTGGGTGGAGCCCGTGGGCGACTGGGGCCCGGGCGTGGTGCGGCTGGTGGAGCTGCCGACGCCGGACGAGACGAACGACAACATCGTCGCCTTCTGGGTGCCGAAGAAGACGCTGGGCCCCGGAGACTCGCTGCGCGTCCAGTACAAGCTGCACTGGGGCGCGCACTCGCCCTGGCCCGTGACGGGCTCCACGGTGGTCGCCACGCGCGTGGACGCGGGCGACTCGTGGAAGGGCGCCCGGCTCAAGGACGCGCGCCCCATGCGCCGCTTCATCATCGACTTCGCGGCGCTGCCCGACTTCGCGCAGGACGACGTCCCGGTGGAGCTGGTCGTCAGCGCCTCCTCGGGCAAGGTCCTGCGCCCCATCGCCACGCGCCACACGCCCACCGGCGGCTGGCGCGCCACCTTCGAGCTGCACCCCACCACCCCCGTCCCCACCGAGCTGCGCGCGTTCCTCAAGCGCGGCCCGGAGACCCTCACCGAGACCTGGAGCTACCTGTGGATTCCGTGA
- a CDS encoding spermidine synthase, giving the protein MTWPRAKGPWWRKAPWTRVLSRSGTSLGLTSPGARAARTRRTLARVFRWLNVPRTVLYVGQSGGYRCIVSQDGEGRRYLQFGWDSAYQSVRGQGFPLQLELEYTQGMVAGVGFVAQPQRILMVGVGAGSLPMFLRAALPQAHIDAVDCDAEVLDVARRYFGLREDSHLRLHLEEGRRFIETPGPAYDVILLDAFGPRGVPRALATWEFLQAVRARLTPEGAVVSNVHRSPNPLYPAMLQTWRASFEQLHAFDARTTANRVFVGLTTSRKVSRGALKARAGPLARAASFNLRGLMTRRLEDREVRRNAEKGLPWPMTADILRDSDE; this is encoded by the coding sequence GTGACCTGGCCGCGCGCAAAAGGTCCCTGGTGGAGGAAGGCGCCCTGGACGCGAGTCCTCTCGCGCTCCGGGACCTCGCTCGGCCTGACGTCGCCGGGGGCCCGCGCGGCACGCACCCGGCGCACCCTGGCTCGCGTCTTCCGCTGGCTCAATGTCCCGCGCACCGTGCTGTACGTGGGGCAGTCCGGCGGCTACCGCTGCATCGTCAGTCAGGATGGGGAGGGCCGGCGCTACCTCCAGTTCGGCTGGGACAGCGCCTATCAGAGCGTCAGGGGACAGGGCTTCCCGCTGCAACTGGAGCTCGAGTACACGCAAGGCATGGTGGCCGGCGTGGGCTTCGTGGCCCAGCCCCAGCGCATCCTCATGGTGGGCGTGGGCGCGGGCTCGCTGCCGATGTTCCTGCGCGCCGCGCTGCCCCAGGCGCACATCGACGCGGTGGACTGTGACGCGGAGGTGCTCGACGTGGCCCGGCGGTACTTCGGGCTGCGCGAGGACTCGCACCTGCGCTTGCATCTGGAGGAGGGGCGGCGGTTCATCGAGACGCCCGGGCCCGCGTACGACGTCATCCTCCTGGATGCCTTCGGCCCCCGGGGCGTGCCTCGCGCCCTGGCGACGTGGGAGTTCCTCCAGGCCGTGCGCGCGCGACTGACGCCCGAGGGCGCGGTGGTGAGCAACGTGCACCGCTCGCCCAATCCGCTCTATCCCGCCATGCTCCAGACGTGGCGCGCGAGCTTCGAGCAACTGCATGCCTTCGATGCGCGCACCACGGCCAATCGTGTCTTCGTGGGGTTGACCACCTCGCGCAAGGTCTCTCGAGGCGCGTTGAAGGCGCGCGCGGGACCACTGGCCCGGGCGGCGAGCTTCAACCTGCGCGGGCTGATGACTCGCAGGCTGGAGGACCGTGAGGTCCGCCGCAACGCGGAGAAGGGGCTGCCGTGGCCCATGACGGCGGACATCCTGCGGGACTCGGACGAGTAG
- a CDS encoding DUF423 domain-containing protein has product MMRWWLVLGAVNAFLSVAAGAFGAHGLKSRLSPDLLVIFETGARYHMYHALGLIAVGLLGTLRPAPLLNGAGWAMLVGILLFSGSLYALALSGVRALGAITPLGGLGFLAGWALLAVAAWRSTP; this is encoded by the coding sequence ATGATGCGGTGGTGGCTCGTCCTGGGTGCAGTGAACGCGTTCCTGTCCGTGGCGGCGGGAGCTTTCGGGGCCCATGGCCTCAAGTCCCGGCTCTCCCCGGACCTGCTCGTCATCTTCGAGACCGGCGCGCGCTACCACATGTACCACGCGCTCGGACTCATCGCCGTCGGACTGTTGGGCACCCTGCGCCCCGCGCCACTGCTGAATGGTGCGGGCTGGGCCATGCTCGTGGGCATCCTCCTGTTCTCCGGGAGCCTCTACGCGCTCGCGCTCTCCGGCGTGCGCGCCCTGGGCGCCATCACCCCCCTGGGCGGCCTGGGCTTCCTCGCGGGATGGGCCCTGCTCGCCGTCGCCGCCTGGCGCTCGACCCCCTGA
- a CDS encoding acyl-CoA dehydrogenase family protein: MNAILNFLLTEAPEPVVLDSIESWWRRHLELVSRFPAPADLALAGGFRADRLGYAFSSGYQAALRFLFPMLPADKPVALCATEPMGGHPNAIQTRLESIASGCSLTGEKAFVTLGTRAEVLLVVTTEGQDEQGRNRLRMVTVDAKRAGITVNELPELPFVPEVPHAELRLEGVAVSKDEVLPGDGYTRYLKPFRTVEDCHVQLALLGWLIQLARRCGWPEAVLEELLSLAVMMRGLAQADPTAASTHVALGGGLALVNRALTSIEPLWAQVDAATRERWERDRRLLGVAGKVRAKRLEAARVKLAGGAPTPDA; this comes from the coding sequence GTGAATGCCATCCTGAACTTCCTGCTCACCGAGGCGCCCGAGCCCGTCGTGCTCGATTCCATCGAGTCGTGGTGGCGCCGGCATCTGGAGCTGGTGTCCCGCTTCCCCGCGCCCGCGGACCTGGCGCTCGCGGGTGGGTTCCGCGCGGACCGGCTCGGCTACGCGTTCTCCTCCGGGTACCAGGCCGCCCTTCGCTTCCTGTTCCCCATGCTCCCCGCGGACAAGCCCGTCGCGCTCTGCGCCACCGAGCCCATGGGCGGCCACCCCAACGCCATCCAGACGCGCCTCGAGTCCATCGCTTCAGGCTGCTCCCTCACGGGCGAGAAGGCCTTCGTCACGCTGGGCACTCGCGCGGAGGTGCTGCTCGTCGTCACCACGGAGGGCCAGGATGAGCAGGGGCGCAACCGGCTTCGCATGGTGACGGTCGACGCGAAGCGCGCGGGCATCACGGTCAACGAGCTGCCCGAGCTCCCCTTCGTGCCCGAGGTACCCCACGCGGAGCTGCGGCTCGAAGGCGTCGCGGTGTCCAAGGACGAGGTGCTCCCAGGTGATGGGTACACGCGCTACCTCAAGCCGTTCCGCACCGTGGAGGACTGTCACGTCCAGCTCGCGCTCCTCGGCTGGCTCATCCAACTGGCGCGGCGCTGTGGCTGGCCGGAGGCCGTGCTCGAGGAGCTGCTCTCGCTCGCGGTGATGATGCGGGGCCTCGCTCAGGCGGATCCGACGGCGGCCTCGACCCATGTGGCGCTCGGCGGTGGACTGGCACTGGTGAATCGGGCGCTGACATCCATCGAGCCCTTGTGGGCACAGGTCGATGCCGCCACCCGTGAGCGCTGGGAGCGTGACCGACGTCTGCTCGGCGTCGCGGGAAAGGTCCGAGCCAAGCGACTCGAGGCTGCTCGTGTGAAGCTCGCCGGTGGAGCGCCGACTCCCGACGCCTGA
- a CDS encoding M18 family aminopeptidase, with amino-acid sequence MSPTDTDALANDLLAYIDASPTPYHAVRETARRLEKAGYRALDERESWTLKPGERVYVTRGDTSIAAFQLGTAPVDRSGFRLVGSHTDSPNLRLKPNAQVSKNGYQQLGVEIYGGVLLHTWTDRDLSLAGRVVVMEGGKPKGHLVDFRRPLLRVPNLAIHLNRTVNSDGLKLNAQEHMVPVLGLESGGAVDLRGMLVQELAKGGVKAEPAEILGYDLCLYDLQPSTRSGAHDEFLHAARLDNLASCHSSLTALLTAPPSREATSGVILFDHEEVGSRSAQGAASPFLRTLLERITLAHSDGKPDAFHRAIAQSFLVSADMAHAVHPNYASLHEPKHQPQMGLGPVIKSNVNQSYATDGESWAHFAALCREAGVTAQHFVTRTDLGCGSTIGPITAGQLGIRTVDVGNPMLSMHSIREMACASDVAAMVAVLRRFFA; translated from the coding sequence ATGAGCCCGACCGATACCGATGCCCTGGCCAATGACTTGCTCGCGTACATCGACGCCTCGCCGACGCCGTACCACGCGGTGCGCGAGACGGCTCGCCGACTGGAGAAGGCCGGCTATCGCGCGTTGGACGAGCGCGAGTCCTGGACGCTGAAGCCGGGCGAGCGCGTCTACGTCACCCGGGGCGACACCAGCATCGCCGCCTTCCAGCTGGGCACGGCGCCGGTGGACCGCTCGGGCTTCCGGCTGGTCGGCTCGCACACGGACTCGCCCAACCTGCGGCTCAAGCCGAACGCGCAGGTGTCGAAGAACGGCTACCAGCAGCTCGGCGTCGAAATCTATGGCGGCGTCCTCTTGCACACGTGGACGGACCGGGACTTGTCGCTCGCCGGCCGCGTCGTGGTGATGGAGGGCGGCAAGCCCAAGGGCCACCTGGTGGACTTCCGCCGGCCGCTGCTGCGCGTGCCCAACCTGGCCATCCACCTCAACCGCACCGTCAACTCGGACGGCCTGAAGCTCAACGCCCAGGAGCACATGGTGCCGGTGCTGGGGCTGGAGAGCGGGGGCGCGGTGGACCTGCGCGGGATGCTCGTCCAGGAGCTGGCGAAGGGTGGGGTGAAGGCCGAGCCCGCCGAAATCCTCGGCTACGACTTGTGTCTCTATGACCTGCAGCCGTCCACGCGCTCGGGCGCGCACGACGAGTTCCTCCATGCGGCGCGCCTGGACAACCTCGCCAGCTGCCACTCGAGCCTGACGGCGCTGCTGACGGCCCCGCCCTCGCGCGAGGCCACCAGCGGCGTCATCCTGTTCGACCACGAGGAGGTGGGCAGTCGCAGCGCGCAGGGCGCGGCGTCCCCCTTCCTGCGCACGCTGCTGGAGCGCATCACCCTGGCGCACTCGGATGGGAAGCCCGACGCGTTCCACCGCGCCATCGCCCAGTCGTTCCTGGTCAGCGCGGACATGGCGCACGCGGTGCACCCCAACTACGCCTCGCTGCACGAGCCCAAGCACCAGCCGCAGATGGGCCTGGGCCCGGTCATCAAGTCCAACGTGAACCAGTCGTACGCGACGGATGGCGAGTCGTGGGCGCACTTCGCCGCGCTGTGTCGCGAGGCGGGTGTGACGGCCCAGCACTTCGTGACCCGCACGGACCTGGGCTGCGGCAGCACGATTGGGCCCATCACCGCCGGGCAGCTCGGCATCCGCACGGTGGACGTGGGCAATCCCATGCTGTCCATGCACTCCATCCGGGAGATGGCGTGCGCCAGCGACGTGGCGGCGATGGTGGCCGTGCTGCGCCGGTTCTTCGCGTGA